In Akkermansia muciniphila ATCC BAA-835, the genomic stretch TTGGGTATCTTCCGGTCTGGAAAATCAGATGGTTCATGGCGCCCTGGAAAAAAGGGAATGCTGCTGGCGTTGAAAATAGCAGGAGGCATGTTTGCGGGAGCGGTTGTGGTATGCGTTGCCGCAGAATGGTACATTTATTCCGTTTCAGAGGGCAGGATTGTTGAGCATTCCAGGGATGTTCCCGTTCGTGCTCCTGTTCTGGTGTTAGGATGCTCCCCAACATTCATGGGGAGCCCTAACGGATATTTCCATAACAGGATGGATACGGCCTCGGAACTTTGGAAAGATGGAAAAGCAACGGTTTTCATCGTTTCCGGAGATAATAGTTCTCATGCTTACAATGAACCGGAATGGATGAAACAGGCTCTGGTGGAACGTGGCGTTCCAGAGGAACGGATTGTATGTGACTTTGCGGGATTGCGGACTTTGGATTCTGTCGTGAGGATGAAGGAAATTTTCGGCGTTTCGACGATGATTGTTGTTTCTCAGGAAT encodes the following:
- a CDS encoding SanA/YdcF family protein gives rise to the protein MFAGAVVVCVAAEWYIYSVSEGRIVEHSRDVPVRAPVLVLGCSPTFMGSPNGYFHNRMDTASELWKDGKATVFIVSGDNSSHAYNEPEWMKQALVERGVPEERIVCDFAGLRTLDSVVRMKEIFGVSTMIVVSQEFHNERALAIAAHEGMAAWAVSAPDVPNRRSRMKSWFRERAARVWMMLDLWVWSREPRFLGEPVVLPEIKEEK